A stretch of Rhododendron vialii isolate Sample 1 chromosome 4a, ASM3025357v1 DNA encodes these proteins:
- the LOC131322514 gene encoding uncharacterized protein LOC131322514: protein MSKKNKSESKTSQREATLDVSNPYSLHHSDHPGMILVSKLIEGDNYSTWSRAMRIALSAKNKICFVTGSIKPPSSTDATFPLWQHCNDMVLSWLLNSIHPDIATSVIYAETSVEVWADLQERFSQGNDSRIYQIKQEIGEHRQGQQSISVYYTKLKALWDELSSYHQMVICTCGGLENLNKRDEKEKVMQFLMGLNENYGPVRGQILLMQPLPDTRRVYSLVLQQEKQIEVALNRDNMNHHAMLADHKSQAPAYSLQIRTTRRSKLIKFRSKRIGCTVRIVIKITTASNDAIIYMVPPWDTSFMERM from the coding sequence ATGTCAAAGAAGAACAAGAGCGAGTCTAAAACTTCACAGCGTGAGGCCACGCTTGATGTTTCAAATCCCTACTCCCTACACCACTCGGATCATCCGGGTATGATACTCGTCTCCAAATTAATTGAAGGAGACAACTACAGCACATGGAGCCGTGCTATGCGAATCGCCCTGAGTGCTAAGAACAAGATCTGCTTTGTCACTGGTTCAATCAAGCCACCTTCCTCAACAGACGCCACTTTTCCTTTATGGCAGCACTGTAACGACATGGTCTTGTCATGGCTCTTGAACTCTATTCATCCTGACATAGCAACCAGCGTGATTTACGCTGAAACATCAGTAGAGGTCTGGGCAGACCTACAAGAGCGTTTCTCTCAAGGAAACGACTCGAGAATTTATCAGATCAAGCAAGAAATTGGGGAACACAGACAAGGGCAGCAGTCCATCTCTGTCTATTACACTAAATTGAAAGCTTTGTGGGATGAACTTTCATCCTATCATCAAATGGTGATTTGCACATGTGGTGGATTGGAGAACCTCAACAAAAGAGATGAAAAGGAGAAAGTCATGCAATTTCTCATGGGATTGAACGAAAATTATGGTCCTGTTCGTGGTCAAATTCTGTTAATGCAGCCTCTACCCGATACACGTCGAGTCTATTCGCTCGTTCTCCAACAAGAAAAGCAGATTGAAGTCGCTCTCAATCGCGACAACATGAACCACCATGCCATGCTTGCAGATCATAAGTCACAAGCTCCGGCATATTCTTTGCAGATCAGAACAACAAGACGATCCAAGCTCATCAAGTTCAGAAGCAAAAGAATAGGCTGCACTGTTCGTATTGTGATCAAGATTACCACAGCGTCGAACGATGCTATTATCTACATGGTTCCCCCATGGGACACAAGCTTCATGGAAAGAATGTAA
- the LOC131323114 gene encoding G-type lectin S-receptor-like serine/threonine-protein kinase At2g19130, with the protein MGVRTNSYFIFSLLFLLNFTLNLPISHGSDSISANQSLSGDQTLVSANGTFKLGFYNQPGNSSNYYVCIVYNKVSLRTIAWMANRDKPISDKYSSVLKIMDGNLVLLNESQIPIWSTNQNSAASSSVVAVLGDDGNLVVKDGFNSTQPIWQSFDFPTNTWLPGGKIAYNKRTRTHQNLTSWKNKEDPSQGLFSLSLIADTKEYVISWNGSERYWTSGSWNGQIFSLVPEMRLNYIYNFTYVDNENESYFTYSTYNPTTISRFVMDVSGQITQQTWLETTGQWNLFWSQPRDQCEVYAFCGAFEACNQITQPFCNCLKGFSPIGDWNLSDYSGGCARTNKLQCGNTSVANQESTDKFYEYPNMGLPDNSLPVASSSAAECASSCLNNCSCTAYSYYSNGCSIWIGELVNLQLSPNYGTGRTLYLRLAASEFSKGKENKGIIIGAVAGSVAVVLLLGLVFILIWKRQRRFVGKTKVEGSLVAFGYRDLQIATKNFSEKLGGGGFGSVFKGTLPDSTIIAVKKLESISQGEKQFRTEVSTIGTIQHVNLVRLRGFCSDGNQKLLVYDYMPNGSLDSHLFHEREGQVLDWKTRYKIALGTARGLTYLHEKCRDCIIHCDIKPENILLDGEFCPKVADFGLAKLIDREFSKVLTTMRGTRGYLAPEWISGVAISVKVDVYSYGMLLFEFISGRRNSLQSDQDGKFKFFPTWAACVVVEGGDLFGLLDHRLEKNADEEGLRRMARVACWCIQDNENHRPTMGQVVQILEGVVEVNPPRVPRSLQAFVENNEHIVFFTDSSSGQNSQPQSAHSTASTRASSTSSTTVSN; encoded by the coding sequence ATGGGTGTCAGAACCAACTCATATTTCATTTTTTCACTTCTCTTCCTACTGAACTTCACTCTCAACCTCCCCATCTCCCATGGATCCGACTCCATTTCTGCAAACCAGTCTCTCTCCGGGGACCAAACCCTTGTCTCAGCAAATGGAACCTTCAAATTGGGTTTCTACAACCAGCCAGGTAACTCCTCCAACTACTACGTATGTATTGTGTACAATAAAGTTTCTCTTCGGACTATAGCTTGGATGGCAAATAGGGATAAACCCATCTCAGATAAGTACTCATCAGTGTTAAAAATCATGGATGGCAATCTAGTCCTCCTCAACGAGTCACAGATACCCATTTGGTCCACAAATCAGAACTCCGCCGCTTCAAGTTCTGTGGTGGCTGTTCTTGGGGATGATGGTAATTTGGTTGTCAAAGATGGGTTTaattcaacccaacccatttgGCAAAGTTTTGATTTTCCTACTAATACTTGGTTGCCTGGGGGTAAAATTGCATATAATAAGAGAACTAGGACTCACCAGAATCTAACTTCTTGGAAAAATAAGGAAGACCCATCTCAAGGTCTGTTTTCTTTGAGTTTAATAGCAGATACCAAGGAGTATGTGATATCGTGGAATGGGTCTGAGAGGTATTGGACCAGTGGCTCTTGGAATGGGCAGATTTTCAGTTTGGTCCCAGAGATGAGGCTCAATTATATTTACAATTTCACCTATGTTGATAATGAGAATGAgagttattttacttattcgaCGTACAATCCTACGACTATATCGCGATTTGTTATGGATGTTTCGGGGCAAATCACGCAACAGACTTGGTTGGAAACCACCGGGCAATGGAACTTGTTTTGGTCTCAACCGAGGGATCAGTGCGAGGTTTACGCATTTTGTGGGGCATTTGAGGCTTGCAATCAGATTACACAGCCCTTCTGTAATTGTTTGAAAGGGTTTAGTCCGATTGGTGATTGGAATTTGAGTGATTATTCTGGTGGGTGTGCGAGGACAAATAAGTTGCAGTGTGGGAATACAAGTGTTGCTAATCAGGAGTCGACAGATAAGTTTTATGAGTATCCCAACATGGGATTGCCTGATAATTCACTACCTGTTGCTTCTAGTAGCGCTGCCGAATGTGCATCTTCCTGCTTGAATAACTGCTCTTGCACTGCGTATTCCTATTATAGTAACGGGTGTTCGATTTGGATTGGGGAACTTGTGAATCTGCAACTCTCACCAAATTATGGTACTGGAAGAACTCTTTATCTCAGACTTGCTGCTTCTGAGTTTTCGAAGGGTAAAGAAAACAAGGGGATCATTATTGGTGCTGTTGCGGGTTCAGTTGCTGTAGTACTACTTTTAGGCCTAGTGTTTATTCTAATCTGGAAGCGGCAAAGGAGGTTCGTTGGAAAAACAAAAGTGGAGGGCTCATTGGTTGCGTTCGGATACAGAGATTTGCAAATTGCTACGAAAAATTTCTCAGAGAAATTGGGGGGAGGAGGTTTCGGTTCTGTGTTCAAAGGGACATTGCCCGATTCAACTATAATCGCGGTGAAGAAGCTGGAAAGCATAAGCCAGGGAGAGAAGCAGTTCCGAACGGAGGTTAGCACGATCGGAACCATTCAACACGTCAACCTCGTTCGGCTTCGGGGTTTCTGCTCCGACGGTAACCAGAAGTTGTTGGTGTATGATTACATGCCGAACGGGTCCTTGGATTCCCATCTTTTCCACGAAAGGGAGGGGCAAGTCTTGGACTGGAAAACGAGATACAAGATTGCTCTGGGAACGGCCAGAGGGTTGACTTATCTCCACGAGAAGTGCAGGGACTGTATTATTCACTGTGATATAAAGCCGGAGAACATTCTACTAGACGGCGAGTTCTGCCCAAAAGTGGCCGATTTTGGCCTAGCAAAGCTCATTGACCGAGAATTCAGCAAGGTTTTGACAACCATGAGAGGGACAAGAGGTTATCTTGCACCAGAATGGATATCAGGAGTTGCCATATCAGTCAAAGTTGACGTTTACAGTTATGGAATGTTACTTTTTGAATTCATATCCGGAAGGAGGAATTCGTTGCAATCTGATCAAGATGGGAAGTTTAAGTTTTTCCCGACTTGGGCTGCATGTGTCGTAGTAGAAGGGGGTGACCTGTTTGGCCTATTAGACCATAGATTGGAAAAGAATGCTGACGAGGAGGGGCTAAGGCGAATGGCTAGAGTGGCTTGTTGGTGCATCCAAGATAATGAGAACCACAGGCCAACAATGGGTCAGGTGGTACAGATACTTGAAGGGGTTGTAGAAGTGAACCCGCCTCGGGTTCCTCGGTCACTTCAAGCGTTTGTCGAGAACAACGAGCATATAGTTTTCTTCACCGATTCGTCTTCTGGACAGAATTCACAGCCACAGAGCGCTCATTCAACTGCTTCCACTCGGGCCAGTAGCACTTCTTCCACAACGGTTTCCAATTAA